The Sardina pilchardus chromosome 5, fSarPil1.1, whole genome shotgun sequence DNA window TGATGTCCAGGGTGGGGAGGGATGGTGCGTTGATTGATGTtaggttttttttctccagagGACATAAACACAGGTGTCTCTCCACCCGCAGCTCATCCTGGGTGCATAGCATCTTTTTTGTGGTTTTGATGAGGGGGGGTTAAGGACAAATGGTTCACAAAGAGCGATGATGCTAAATGTCCTATAAACCAGGGCTTTTATTTTGGTGGAAGTCATTACATAGAGATGTTCGTGTAGAGTTGCTCGATCTTCTCCTTGAAGTATTCCTTGAGTTCTGGCCGTTTTGCCTTCAGCGTGGGTGTAAGCAGGCCGTTTTGGATTGAGAACATCTCATTGTGGACATAGATGTCTTTcacctgcagggggagacacagACCCAATTATCATAACAGTGTCTTTGATTAATCATGCCATGTGTCATAGTTCACAATGGAAAAAAATCAGATGCATCACTAACTTAGAGAGTATGAATTTATATTTTCACTGCCTGTAAGGGtaattgttatttttttgtcataatGTTCACATTTACCTGTTCAAAAGAGTGGAGGCCGCTGGATTTACCAAGACCCACCATGTCATCCAATATGGCCTTCTTTACATCCTTCAAGAAAAGAAATGGAATTAAAATCAATTGGTGAAAACAGTTTATGCATAAAGTGAACTTGAAAGgcttaaacagacacacatacaaaaggtACATACCATATTGTTACATAGATCGTCAAAACTGCCTTGAAAGCCCTTTTTGTGAGCCCAAGAAGGCATCACTTCTGGATCTGGTACGACAATTCCCACCAGACAcgactgtgaaaaaaaaaatggagtgaGGTCAAAAGTAACAAGGCCCATAAAaggacaacaaaaacaacagaggCACGCAATTGCTGTTGATAACCACATGCCTCCGACTACTGATCTGTATCGTTTTACTGCTGCGgcgtgagtgtctgtctgttatCTGTTTTATTGTTGTAACAATGCCTTTTTAGTGATGTGATATTTGTAGAATACCTATTCTTTCTGGTGCCCATACAGAACATAAAAAAAACGTTATAAAAACAGGATATTACAGACAAAACATGCACATGAGACACTACTCTCATGCCCTCGTTTGGCAAGCAGACCTAAAGACACCAGGGCCGGGCATAAGAGGACCTATGTGAAGACACCGGGGCCGGGCATAAGCAGACCTTAAGACACCAGGGCCGGGCATAAGAGGACCTATGTGAAGACACCAGGGCCGGGCATAAGAGGACCTATGTGAAGACACCAGGGTCGGGCATAAGCAGACCTATGTGAAGACACCAGGGCCAGGCATAAGCAGGCCAGAGAGGAGTCACCTGAAGGCTGTCCCCATGCACGTATAGCTGGGACACTGGCTCACTGCGAATGTAGATACTCTCAATCTTCTCTGGCGATATATACTCCCCTTGGGCGAGCTTGAAAATGTGCTTCTTTCTGTCAATAATCTTCAGCGTGCCATTCTGCAACACAGGGTAAGAATGTCCAAAGGTGTTACAGTAATAAGAAGACAAAGAGAAACTAAGAAAATGGAGAAAATCGTTATGTTCTTTTGCACGCTCCCTTTCATACTTAAAGAATCAGCTTTTTATAATTCAGTCTCCAGGTTGATGTGAATGAAAAGTGAAGTTGCTTACAGGCAGCCACTTCCCAATGTCACCAGTGTGGAGCCAGCCGTCTGGGTCCAGGGTCTCTGCTGTTCTCTCCGGGTCTTTTAGGTAGCCCTTGAACACATTTGgacctttcacacacaccttggAGACACACAGATAACGGCTGGTTAAGGTAGGCCATGGTATGCGACCGACTTCAAAAAGAATACGGCGCTCTCAACGTGCGGGAGATTAAGTGATTGGTGAGTGTGCTTGAAGACACcaacctctccttctcctctgttgGCATAGTAGTTTTTCTCTGGGACATCAACCAGTTTGACGGAATTGCAGGGGAGAGGAGCACCAACATGGCCTAGATTTCAacagtgacaaaaaaaagaaccaaTAATGGCGATGAAGACGATGATCATAACGATGACGTCATGTACAATGTGCAAACAGAAAACCTGAGACTAGTTCAGTTAGACCACTGACAGTTGCACTATAGTAACTAAGAGCTATTTTCAGTCATTGTGTTCCCAcgaatcaccccccccccccgcatgtCCCCTCCTCTGCTTGTCTCACTTCCTGTTGACCTACATGACCCCCCCTCTCCCGCCAGTAGGTGTCCCAGTGCTACAGTTGTGACAGAGATGATCATTTGTTTCCCTCCGATTTCGCCCCCACACTGAGACACAGGTTGTGGTCTGAGCTCCCCCCACACCAGACAAGGGCTCATAACTAGGCAGAATGGCCTCTCTGATTCCCCTGTCGGACTGGACCGTATCGATAGCTTTTGTCCCGCACTCTGGCCGTCACGCGTTTATCTTAATGACGTGAGGTCTATCACCGGCAGGTTGTATTGTGAGCGCCGACCTCTTGCCTTGTCTGATTGCCGTGTTTAATCATTCATCGGTGTGTCTCGCCTCAGGTCTGAGCACCTGTGGCTTCACAAGCTGTCTGTGCACtcacatatgtactgtatgtccaatgtgtgtgggagtgtgtacgtgtgtgtgtgtgtgtgtgtgtgtgtgtgtgtgtgtgtgtgtgtgagtgagtgcgtgcatgcacatgcGCGTTAGCCATTCCATTTGACTCAAATGTGAACTTATGTAACGTGTGGGCTGGTCTCCGTGCAAAATGCTTCCTGTTTGGCCACCCCTGCAAGCtaactgcactgcactttgtcTTTGGCTGAACTAGGTCACGAGAGGTACGCTGATATGaggtagagaaagggagagagggagagagagggagagggagtgagggagagagagagaaagagagggacagagatgcagagagaggaaaagagaggtgaggaacagagggagaaagagaaggaggaagagagggagaaaggagagggcaaagataaagacagaaagagagagagcgcgagagaacagaaagaagggaacagagatagacagagagagagatagagagatgggggaggagtggaggggattTACCTGAAGTCCAGTCCCCAGGAGTGGTGAACGTGCAGCCAGCAGTACACTCAGTCTGGCCATACGCCTCGTACACCTgcaatgagacacacacgcccaatgcacacacactaatctgtAAATATGGAGAGATCTACAAACAGTTTAAATCTACATAGTGAACAAACACAAGGATCATGATGGCTCGGTCATGCCAGGACACATATTTGCATAtaaactctctctttatcactctctatctatctactctctcactctctctcactctctctctacttctctagCATTTTGCATAGTTTGGTCTttgggcggtggtggtggtggtgggggggagtgtgtggggggagggtaATATGGGCTGGTTTTATTGCTACTTTTTTGATTGAATAAAGGAATCTTAAAAGTCAAAGTTCAAAATTCAACAGtcaaaatgctctctctctctctctctctcactctctctctctttctcttcagggAACAAAGGTGATACATGTGAATGACAGTCAGGCATTCCTACAGAGCAAGTTTGTGACTCACCTGGCAGCCTAAGGCCGCTCTGAGGAACCCCAGCACCGTCGGGGAGACAGGGGCTGCCCCCGTGATGATCATCCGTAACCGTCCACCCAAACTGGCCTGCCAGAACACAATACCGCACATGAGCTTCCTCATATTTTCTGAGCTCAACGCCCCTCTTCACAATAAAAATAGCATTAGCTTCGACATATTTCTGAGTTCAGCGCCTGTCTTCATTAGAAAAGTAGCCTCAACTTCCACATACAATATTTCTGAGTTCAGCGCCTGTCTTCATTTGAAAAGTAGCCTCAacttccacatacagtatttctgagCTCAGTGCCTGTCTTCATTAGAAACAAAACAGTAGAGTACACAAGAACTTGGCTGCTCACTATTACAACACATGGATATGTTAagcaggactctctctctctctttctctctcacacacacacacacacacacacacacaaacacactcacacacacacgtgtgaaatacacaagcacaggcatacacactcacactcacactcacactcacactcacactcacacacacacaagtgtgaaatacacaagcacagacacacacacacacacacacatacctgtatTCACACGCATATTCACccacatattcacacaaacacacacatagtaacacagacacagacacaccgtaCCTGTATCCTGTGAAAGAAAATCTTATCCCACAGGCTGTCGTTGCGGATGATACCACTGCACActtctcttccttttctcttgGCTGCAAAGTTGAGCAGCCAGCGCTTCAGTGGTGTGTTGGCCTGGCTGAAGATCTGGTGGAGTGGGAAAGGCCCGTGGGAGTCAATGGACATCAACTTGGTGTAGTTTACTGAACACTTCACTCAAGCGTTACATTGCTAGGATCAGAATGACTGAGATGAAAAAGAACATGTGAACTCATAGAATAGAAGCAATAGAGGGGACCTTAGAGTCTTCAACCCAATTCGCTTGGAGCCAGTTACAGCTTTTGCACGTTGCTGAGACACCAAAAGCGAATGCTTagaccaaagcctcaatacctcaACTTCTTGCAGCATACCTTAAACATTGTGTAACtatagcttaaacacattttctgctttgcacattgtttgcaattctgcaacacacttattgTGAATCACTACACACAGTTTCTAACATTAGATTAGTCTTAtttagctgtgtgtagagtatTGACATAATGAGCCAAGTTCTGCAAGAAGactgtaagcaataggcaacaACTGGCAGATCAAACAGTGGCTGCCAAGACTCTAAAGAGGCCTACGAGTAATTTGCTTTGGAAATGAAAGCACGTTTCGTGGAAAGCAGTACATGGAAAGCAGTGTGTCGATGTGCACAGCCACAGAGGAGGGTTAGACACAGACCAtaacctatgtgtgtgtgtgtgtgtgtgtgtgtgtgtgtgtgtatttcatctAGTATTGTAAGTCATCACAattgaaggaggtgttgtgtgtatccataaCATCTGTTGTGCTGTTGCTTTGTCACTGTCAACAGCGTCACGGCTGAATGTTGTCTGAGCAATAATTGCACCTGTCAAATTTGTGTCCTTATGCAAAATTTATTCTGAATacaaaataaagaagtaaaatgtgtgtgtgtacacgcatgcatgtgcgtgtatgtgtgtgtgtgtgtgtgtgtgtgtgtgtgtgtgtgtttatgaatgtgtgtgtgtatgaatgtgtgtgtgtgagtgtgaatgtgcgtgtgcttgtgtgtgtgtgtgtgtgtgtgtgtgtgtgtgtgtgtttatgaatgtgtgtgtatatgaatgtgtgtgtgtgagtgtgaatgtgcgtgtgcttgtgtgtgtgcgtgtgtgtgtgtgtgtgtgtgtgtgtgtgtgtgtgtgtgaatgtgtgtatgtgtgtgtgtgtgtgtgtgtgtgtgtgtgtgtgtgtgtgtgtgtgtgtgtgtgtgtgtgtgtgtgtgtgtttatgaatgtgtgtgtgtatgaatgtgtgtgtgtgagtgtgaatgtgaatgtgtgtgtgagtgtgaatgtgcgtgtgtgcgtgtgtgtgcgtgtgtgtatgaatgtgtgtatgtgtgtgtgtgtgtgtgtgtgtgtgtgtgtgtgtgtgtgtatgaatgtgtgtatgtgtgtgtgtgcttgtgtgtgtgcgtgtgcgtgtgtgtgtgtgtgtgtgtgtgtgaatggaggcATGTGCTGCACAGGAGGACATCACCCACCTTGTCATACATGCGGTTGAGGAGGCGAGGCACCACTGGGAACACGGTGGGTCTCAGCTCCTTCATGTCGTCAGACAGGAGGCGGATGTCACCCTGGAAGAAGCCCACCCGCCCTCCATGACAGAACACCACGGACTACAGGTGGGGAGAGAACACAGCACGGGGCAGTGGAGCGGGTTAGTCTGAGGCCGTGGCAGAGGGCTCCATATAAGCATAGAACTTATAGTTTCAGAACATAGAACATAGAACTAGCTTTATTACGGTAATTACGGTAAAATGTCCTCTGTTtatccatactgtatgtcatgcgCAATCACTGACTGGACATTTTGCACCAATTGACTGAAAAAATGACAGCTTGAGAAACATATACGtataaatatgctaacaattgATATTAAAGTTGCATATAGTTTAGGCACTATTCTGTAGCTATCTGTGGTAGCTGGTATATTCAAACAATTCAGTGGTAACACCTAAATAGAACTGATCATAAGTGGGTATTTTATTTCACTTGTTACAAGATACtatagcactttgagatcatttattagcactttgagatcatttatttgatgtaaagcgcaatataaataaaatgtattattattgttattattattattactataccTCAATGAGTCTCTCAAACATATGAGCAAGGGGTAGAAATGAGATGAGACAGTCATCCTGGTTGGGGCAGATCACTTTCTACAATGAGTTTGAGAAAAGACAGAGTTTTAGACAggatcatatactgtaggccagcATAGCCTATACAAACAATGTAAATGAGTTTGAATTACTGATTTGAACGACTGATCTTCAGTCAGTGTTTTTGATATCCACTTACATCAGTGACCTTAAGAAACCCCGAGAAGTCTGCTACAACATTGCCGTGGGTCAGCATCACTCCTTTGGGATTTCCTGCGGAAataacacactctccctcaaaTGTTTGGATCTCCACCCTTCTTCTGACccccagcacacatacacacacacacacacacacacacacacacacacacacacacacacacacacacacacacaccacacactcacatactcacttcactcactcactcactcactcactcactcacacccacacccaaccacacacacacacacacacacacacacacacacacacacacacacacacacacacacacacacacacagacagcactgaTCATCTCAACCAACAGGGGGCTCCCTCTCCTTTTTATGACCTGCTGTACCAGGAAGTTCCTCCTGTGAATGAGGCTGCATACACATAGTGTTGACAAAAACAGTCTACCAGTACACAATACCTCTACAATAGCTGTGAACAAGACTGAGGGCCAAGACTGGGATTCCACGGACATAAAAGTGTGTTCATCCTGCTGAATAGAGCATCGGCTGCTTAAGGACATGACCTAAATCAAGGGTCAAAGGTCGGCAGAGATACTGACCTGTTGTTCCGCTGGTGAAGCAGACAATGGACAGGTCATCTGGCCGCGGAGGCTGTGGGACACACAGTAGGCAGTGCTTTACGAGAAGAGTGGGTAATAAAACCCAGCAGTGCAGGGGTGAAGCAGAGGAGCattggcctacagtacatggggTTATGTATGGTGTGGTCTTTAGGGTGTGGTGTGGCTGCCTGTTTGAAAAGTTTGTGCAAAACGTTTTTTTCGGTTTTCAGTTCAACTCCtctagtgtgtttgtgagctgtCAATTCCCATACATATGATTTAGATGCAACAATTTCCTCATAATCATTCAACAAAAACCCATAATTAAGCAAAATAAGAGCATTTTGCTTAATTACAGCCCTGCTGTCTTGGCCAGACAACCCTGTAGATGTGCCAaaccacatgtactgtacagctcATTTCAGCACTGAGGTCTCTAGTGCTACTCTGACTGAAATGTTTGGCCTTGTGAGCGTTTGTTATATTTACGAGTTACAGCAGGAAGTTTAACACAGGTACTGCTCGGGGTGGTATTGTTGTACATTAATCTGTTGGATCTAGCACTCCCCCTGCTATCACCATCTTTTGACATGTTTATGCATGCAACGCCACAGGTCTGTTGTCGCTCCATACAACAGGAAAGCACCGAAGAGTCCTATACGCGTGTGTGACAGCCCTCTGTGGTCTACAGAGGTGGCACTCAGTGGCAAGCCTGACACCTCCTCACCACACCAGGCAAGTGAGATCAAAACATGCACTGGAAGTCAGACATGACTACAATATTCTATGTTTTCTTCCCTGATGTTCAGGCTTCATTTAAACATCGCCTTATTGTGTGCTTGCCTCTAAGGGGTTTGAacaatgtgtgtacagtatgtgtggtccCTTATTTTATAGAGATGTTTAATGTACCAATGTTTTTAATCTTTCAATTAGGAGACACTAAAGACACTtaccattgtttttttgtgatgttCTCTGCCCAGGGCCTACAAGAGTCATACAAATGTTAAGATCTGTTAACTGTGTACTAcaccagataaacaaacaaactaaacaaacaaacagatacagaATAAACAAGGAGGGATGAGAGGCCAAATCcaaatagagggagaaagagagggaaaacagagagatagagagagagagagagagagagagagagagagaagggggtccTACATACAAGGCATTTGAGTATGCATAATGCACCAGAACACATCTCTGAGATACAAATTATAATCTTTTAACCCTTTTCTTCCTAAAACGCATAAACTCCTTTAAAAGGGGCCCTCCACTTCGCTGTCAGCTCTAAGTATCTCAGTATCAGGATGAGTTTCTCGTGTGTCGGCCCACAGCTGTAGCCTGATGGCATAGCGTCGCACTGAGGACCTCCTGACACCAAACACCACTGCACCCACAGATGTGTCAATTTGCCACTGAAGACTAGTCAACCATAGAGTCGCAGATTCGCCACCGAACAGTATGTTTCACCCGCACGTGACTAAGTACATGACGACGTGTGGCAGTACAgtaggtgggggagagaggctTCATTTACCTCGACGTCTTTCAGGGCCTGCACCTGAACCCCGCACCTCTCGCCCTTCTCCATCAGCTGGGACTCGAAGGAGTCCATGAGCACTATCCTCTTCAGGCCGGGCGTCGCCTGGCTCTCCACGTTACCCAGAAGCACCTTGGCCTTCTCTGGCTTGTCACAGATCACCGTGGCGATCTCCGCTGTTGAGAAAGAGACAGTAGATTCAAACACAGCTCACTCGTTTACCGTTTACATTCACGTGTATGgctgcacgcacacgcacacgcacacgcacacgcacacgcacacgcacacgcacacacacacacacacacacacacacacacacacacacacacacgtctacaaACAAGCTGGGTAGAGCTTACATAATTCACTGTATGAAACGGACAGCAGTGTGACTATGAGAGTCTCACCTCTGTTGATGATGTACCGAATAGCATCAGCGCCCAACGTGTCGTACAGGGGCACCACTACCATGGAGTATGTATAGCAGGCTAGCTCAGAGATGATCcactgacagagacagaggggcaGAAATGCACGCATTTGATACATTTTACAAGTTAAGACAAGATAAGATAGCAAATACTACATTCATCTCAAAAGGAATTGGAGTGTCCCAACAGCATTTAGATTTAGTCCGTTAGTAGACACTttttccaaagtgacttacgtATGCTATTTACATTACAAGGGTATAAGTTTAGCAACtctgccttgctcaagggcacaaccgTGGAagttgggaattgaacccacaacttgtcTTGCTACTGCATACTAGCCCAGCTCGTTAACCATTACTGTATGCTACCGCCACCCACCGCACTGCTCAGcaattgtaaaaacaaaaatagataaataaaatcaaatagTGAGATAAAAGTCAGTCTGTCATTGTAGTAAATAAGGGCGGAGCTTTAGGGCTTTGACGGCCATGAGTCAAATGACCTTCTGCGTGTCAGCAAAACAATGCTCTTGTCACTTCCATGAACATATAAGGGATGATGGCTACATGAGATAAGATCAACATGTGGGATCTCTCCACCAGACCACtgcttactgtacagtaatttcctgtgtataagccgcagtgtgtataagctgcagggcaggtgttttatgcaagttaaaagaaacaaaaccacattaatatgccatattaactggccctgtgtattaacctcatagctgaagaaatagTGCCAAATCAATgaataagccgtggctaatagttgggagaTGACGGTACCCTTTGCCCCTTGAGGTCTCACCTCTGGTCTGTTTTGTGCGAAGACGCCGATGAGCTGCTCGGGGCCCGCTTTGCATCCCTGCTCCAGTAGACCGGAGCCCAGGTGCTCAGCACGGGCTATTACCTGCACACGACAAACACAAGTGCTGACCATACGAAAAACACCACACCGCGCCCAGTGGTTCACACGCACACCCAGGATCCTGTAATGGTGTTGGTTTTCCACATCGTAACACTAACATTAAAGTCAATGTCGGGTTTATTTGTGTGTCACGtggtcacacatacagtacattctagTTTTGTGCTTTCCTGAAGCATAAATGCTTTCGTGTCAGCAGTTAAAAAGCTGAACTAAAAATAGTCAAAACAATCACAAAATGAGGAACTAGCACATGAGGAGATTCCTCTTCGATGTGAGAGCGCAACCCTTTAGATCAGCATTATTTAGCAGTGCACACTACTTTGCGGCTGTAGGAGGGGAAGCAATCATTGCTCGGCTGTGTGAAACTATTAatggtattaaaaaaaaaaacggtatcAAATCATCTGAATGAAACCTTTCAGCACAATAACCCATCTCCAGTCTGACTCAAGTCATTTCACTAGATAGAATCCAAAAAGTTGTAACTGTTTAACATGTCTGTTTTGAGATCCAAGTGGTATTTATAATGCAGATAAAGAACTAAGCTACTTTCAGATGCTTGTTGTCAATAAATATCTTAGTAAGTGTTTCTTTCTTAACAATGTTGCTTCAAAAACAGACTGTATCATAGAAGATACAGTACAATACCATTTCAAAGCATCTCAGACAAATGCTATGACAGTACTCATGCTTACCTCTTTATAGGAGAGCCACTTATAGGGCTGATTGGGTAACCGTGATCCCAAACAGGGTCCATcacctaaatgaataaatatggaGATAAATAATACtatataagtaaataaataataaataaataagtattaCTATTGATGTTATTAATATAACATCAATTAATCAATGTGGTGGGTGGCTATGGCAAAGAAACAGCTGAATAAAGACACAACTTTGTGGCCAGGCAAGACAGCACTTCCACAGGATATCCTGAGCTCACCTCAGATCATTGTTAGAGAAAACCAAAGCCAGATCTCTTTCCTCCCCACAGCTAGCGCGGGCTGTGCGGGCACTTACCGGCTATGTGGAGCCCCCTCCTGAACACCTCGTACATGGTCTTTGCATCCTCGTGGTAGTGCGACAGTAGTTTTTCACTGTCTCCCAGCATGGATCTGTGGGACCCATCCTGCAACTAAACCACAACCAGGAAGCAGGGGATTAACTTCACAACACGTCTATacttacacaacacaacacagatcaAATCTGTGTCCATCAACACATTTGTGTTACATTAGTGTGTGCTTAAGAAAGCCAGAAGCCATGGGAAAGACTCATTCGATttgtgcattgtttgtgtgtatgacagcAGTAATAAGTGCAATACAGTAGTTATTAATATAACAGCGTTACATAGTGGCGAGAACAGAACTTGAAGAGGggtgacaataataacaatggAGGCTATGTATGTATCGAGCAGTTCATGGCCACTGTAACCTCTGTGGTTAAACAACTGCAGCGGATATCATGTGCAGAGCAGCCGTTACATCAGATTGAGAGCGATACAGATCACGGCTGACCAGAATGGATCTGCTCTAGATCTGACGCTCAGCagcctgagagacagacagacagatagcacTGGGGAAGGCAACACAGCCAACTATTATGTAAAGCAAGTTCCTGTTAACTCTACAGAGTCAACGGGGGACAGACACTGCAGGAGGACCAATGTCCTTATCTGACCGTCACACAAGACAGCCGTCCTAAGCCCGCCCGTAGATTTGAAGTCTTTTCACCTGTTCATTAAATGTTAGCGGCTGGCTGTCTTCAGCAGCTGGGTGTGCTACTCCACTCGTTCTCTACCACCTCGGCTTATGGCGGCAGAGGCAATATCCAAATCACGGCACTGCGCTTTGCATACCTTTTGCAAGGGTGACACTACACAATGACTCAGTCAGCTCCTATCTACCTTAGAGCTCCATATGTTCAGTCACTGGTTTAACTGGTGTTACCATGGGAATTAAGTGATTGATAACACAAACGCTCTTACTCTAAcggctatatactgtacaagaaATGCCTGTTGGGAGAAGACTCTTTTCTATAGGCCTatgtataaataataaatattcaCTTATGCTTATGCTTCTGTTCCACGGTCCAAACTTGTAGAGACCACTCTGTTTGAACTTCCCCCtgttccgtctctctctcgtgtggATAGGTTTTATAGTCCACTATGCTGTTTGTGCGTTACATGCAGAGGCGGACATCTCGGGTCCAGAaggtaaaagtcctgccatatattctacctgtg harbors:
- the acsl6 gene encoding long-chain-fatty-acid--CoA ligase 6 isoform X2; this encodes MERMQAQDLLRSLRLPELDDLSQFFRSLPTSTLVGLGALTAVLAYWLATRPRAIKPPCDLRHQSEQLQDGSHRSMLGDSEKLLSHYHEDAKTMYEVFRRGLHIAGDGPCLGSRLPNQPYKWLSYKEVIARAEHLGSGLLEQGCKAGPEQLIGVFAQNRPEWIISELACYTYSMVVVPLYDTLGADAIRYIINRAEIATVICDKPEKAKVLLGNVESQATPGLKRIVLMDSFESQLMEKGERCGVQVQALKDVEALGREHHKKTMPPRPDDLSIVCFTSGTTGNPKGVMLTHGNVVADFSGFLKVTDKVICPNQDDCLISFLPLAHMFERLIESVVFCHGGRVGFFQGDIRLLSDDMKELRPTVFPVVPRLLNRMYDKIFSQANTPLKRWLLNFAAKRKGREVCSGIIRNDSLWDKIFFHRIQASLGGRLRMIITGAAPVSPTVLGFLRAALGCQVYEAYGQTECTAGCTFTTPGDWTSGHVGAPLPCNSVKLVDVPEKNYYANRGEGEVCVKGPNVFKGYLKDPERTAETLDPDGWLHTGDIGKWLPNGTLKIIDRKKHIFKLAQGEYISPEKIESIYIRSEPVSQLYVHGDSLQSCLVGIVVPDPEVMPSWAHKKGFQGSFDDLCNNMDVKKAILDDMVGLGKSSGLHSFEQVKDIYVHNEMFSIQNGLLTPTLKAKRPELKEYFKEKIEQLYTNISM
- the acsl6 gene encoding long-chain-fatty-acid--CoA ligase 6 isoform X1; this encodes MLAFVLVSGSIWIILELSSTLMERMQAQDLLRSLRLPELDDLSQFFRSLPTSTLVGLGALTAVLAYWLATRPRAIKPPCDLRHQSEQLQDGSHRSMLGDSEKLLSHYHEDAKTMYEVFRRGLHIAGDGPCLGSRLPNQPYKWLSYKEVIARAEHLGSGLLEQGCKAGPEQLIGVFAQNRPEWIISELACYTYSMVVVPLYDTLGADAIRYIINRAEIATVICDKPEKAKVLLGNVESQATPGLKRIVLMDSFESQLMEKGERCGVQVQALKDVEALGREHHKKTMPPRPDDLSIVCFTSGTTGNPKGVMLTHGNVVADFSGFLKVTDKVICPNQDDCLISFLPLAHMFERLIESVVFCHGGRVGFFQGDIRLLSDDMKELRPTVFPVVPRLLNRMYDKIFSQANTPLKRWLLNFAAKRKGREVCSGIIRNDSLWDKIFFHRIQASLGGRLRMIITGAAPVSPTVLGFLRAALGCQVYEAYGQTECTAGCTFTTPGDWTSGHVGAPLPCNSVKLVDVPEKNYYANRGEGEVCVKGPNVFKGYLKDPERTAETLDPDGWLHTGDIGKWLPNGTLKIIDRKKHIFKLAQGEYISPEKIESIYIRSEPVSQLYVHGDSLQSCLVGIVVPDPEVMPSWAHKKGFQGSFDDLCNNMDVKKAILDDMVGLGKSSGLHSFEQVKDIYVHNEMFSIQNGLLTPTLKAKRPELKEYFKEKIEQLYTNISM